The sequence below is a genomic window from Bos javanicus breed banteng chromosome 5, ARS-OSU_banteng_1.0, whole genome shotgun sequence.
AGAAAACCAGACATCAATTTCCAGGCTGGAGACTGAGAAACACGGACTCACATATTCTGAGTGAAATCAGAAAAGATGACAAACAAATGGACACTGGGAAACGAATGCAGCACCAACAAAGTCCAGTCCATCTAATGGGATTCTGCAGCCCAGGGACTTTACTAAACCTAAACTAATCCTGCGGTCACTTCACTGGCCTCTCAACTGCTCTCCTACCCACACAGTCTTCGTCCCCCTCATCTACGTACTTACTCACCCAAGTTCCACTTTTTTCCCAGTCTTTCTTCCAGTTATTGTCAAACCTACTCTCTAGGGACTGTGTGCAAATACAAGTATTCATTTAATAAAACTTACTAGGAAATGTAATTgtagactttactttttaaataagtatgtacacacatacagagaGCAGTCATTAGTGAACTGGAACTGAATCTTGCAGAGCATGATAGGAATCACAGACCGAGCCCACCCTGCGGATGGAGTCTGGACTTTTGGAAGCTGAACGCATTCTGAGCACGCTAGAGCATGGAGCATGCGCATAGAACACAGCACGCCTTAGCACACACTCATGGGTGCCCTATTTCCTGGGCTTCAGGTTGAGTCAAAGTCAATTATGGCAGGGAAAGTATAACATGTGGAGCATTTGCAAGCCACCCCTTTTCCCCTGCAACTTATAACTAAGGCCAAATGGCTCTTAcctcttttaaaaacttattagAAGGTACTGCCTTCCGCCGCGGCAGCCATTGTGGAACAACAGCCATGGCTCTGCGCTACCCCATGGCCGTGGGCCTCAACACGGGTCACAAGGTGACCAAGAACGTGGGCAAGCCGAGGCACAGCCGCCGCCGCGGGCGTCTCACCAAACACACCAAATTCGTGCGGGACATGATCCGGGAGGTGTGTGGCTTCGCCCCTTACGAGCGACGAGCCATGGAGCTGCTCAAGGTCTCCAAGGACAAGCGGGCCCTCAAGTTCATCAAGAAAAGGGTGGGGACACATATCCGCgcgaagaggaagagagaggagctgAGCAACGTCTTGGCCGCCATGAGGAAAGCAGCAGCCAAGAAGGACTGAGCCCTTCTCCTCTGTTCACAATCACAATAAATCttgcccccaaaaaataaaaaataaaaaaaaaataaaaaataaacttattagaAGGTACCAAACTCACTCTAGGATTCATTAGTCTAGTAGCTAATCAGGAATAATGATCTGccagaaaagatggaaaaagccATTCCTCTAAATAAAGCCACTGCTCTATGTTCCTCTGGGACTGGGAGAGTCCACTGAAGAAATCATGCATTATTGCTCGTTTTGAGTTTCTCTTTGGAAATTTGTCCTAATGTTTGCTTTTGagtcttcaaatatatatatataaagcaaaggcttcccaggtggcacagtggttaaaaaaaaaatcttcctgccaatgcaggagacacaagagacatgagttctatccctgggtcaggaagatcccctggaagaagaaatggcaacccactccagtattcttttcaggaatagtccatggacagaggagtctggggggccacagtccatagggtcgcaaagagttggacacaactgagcatacacacaatgaaatggTTTAGAGCATCTTCTCCTGCTGATGGAGTTAAtttatgcaaaaaaagaaaaaaacaaccctcaCATTTACAAAAGTCTCTAACAATGTCCAGAGATTACATCTCAGAAGTAGTTCTGAACATGGTTTATGTTAGGTGGTGTCAAGGGTATAGAACAAAGGAGAAGGAGACCCAGAGATTTATCTGCAGCCACAGAACCTTGTAGCATGGCACACTTAGAGAACTAGAATACAATTAGAACAGTTTACTTGTCTTCCATCAGAGTGGGACTGATTTTATCCCATGTCTTCTAGAGACAGCACCTGCCTGAGCACAGCCTCACTGAGCTGGGATGCCCTGGGAGCCCACAGCATGGTCAATCCTACAGCACATTACAACTTCCTGTTCTCCTCTCCAGAGCTACTCAAGAACCATATCAGGCCTGAGGAGTGGGCGCTATTTGTCCTCCATTTGCCTGTAGTGCTTTTTTCTTAAGTGCCAACATAAATAAGATTCTAGTTTTCAAAACGGTCTATATGTAAACGACTGTTTCCTTGTACACTATCCGCTAGCAATGCCATCATCACACATGGCCTTCTTTTACAGGAACATGTGGAGACTGCGTAAGGAATAAATGACGTCATCTTGAGCAGATGCTCCTACTGGCAGCTACTCAGCTGATCTCTGTGATGGAACTCAGTCCTTGGGACCCAAGAGAGTTTGTACAAGCTAATTATTCTACTCCCAAGTAGAGAAGAGTGTTCATAAATGGTTAACTTCTGGCTGAGGGCAAAGGTCTAGTGGGCTCAGACAACTAAACTAAAAGTAACAGTACTCCCAACTACAGTGAGAGGATAAAGAGGTAACAGGATTaacaaggcagaagaaggggTGCGGCAATACATAAAAATGTCCACATGATGGAGCAAGATTTTGAGGTTGAGTGGTTAACTCTGGGTAGGTCCTCCTTTGCAGGTAGTATGATAGAGTGGAAAGAGCAGAATTCCATCCCAGTCTTACCTGCTTAGACCCTGATAAGT
It includes:
- the LOC133247371 gene encoding large ribosomal subunit protein eL36-like: MALTSFKNLLEGTAFRRGSHCGTTAMALRYPMAVGLNTGHKVTKNVGKPRHSRRRGRLTKHTKFVRDMIREVCGFAPYERRAMELLKVSKDKRALKFIKKRVGTHIRAKRKREELSNVLAAMRKAAAKKD